Proteins encoded within one genomic window of Eleutherodactylus coqui strain aEleCoq1 chromosome 1, aEleCoq1.hap1, whole genome shotgun sequence:
- the PRR13 gene encoding proline-rich protein 13: MWNPNTPGQPGYPPNPAYPPQTNPAYPPHPAVQPGYPAVQPGYPAVQPVYPPGQPAYPPGQPGYPAGHPAYPGQPGYPPAHTGPYPPGMPGHPVNPMMPGYPMDKKMRKKMKKANKKAHKHGHGRRSSSSSSSSSD; encoded by the exons ATGTGGAATCCCAATACTCCAG GGCAGCCTGGTTACCCACCAAATCCAGCATATCCGCCACAGACTAATCCAGCATACCCTCCCCATCCAGCAGTACAACCCGGTTATCCAGCAGTACAGCCCGGTTATCCAGCAGTACAACCAGTATATCCCCCAGGGCAGCCTGCTTATCCTCCTGGTCAGCCTGGATATCCTGCAGGGCACCCGGCTTATCCTGGGCAACCTGGTTACCCACCTGCACATACTGGTCCCTACCCACCGGGTATGCCTGGCCATCCAGTCAATCCTATGATGCCTGGTTATCCTATGGATAAAAAAATgaggaagaaaatgaagaaggcGAACAAGAAGGCGCACAAGCATGGGCACGGGAGG